From the Phoenix dactylifera cultivar Barhee BC4 chromosome 10, palm_55x_up_171113_PBpolish2nd_filt_p, whole genome shotgun sequence genome, one window contains:
- the LOC103699750 gene encoding probable ribosome biogenesis protein RLP24, producing MRLEKCWFCSSTIYPGHGIQFVRNDAKIFRFCRSKCHKNFKMKRNPRKLKWTKAYRRLHGKDMTQDSTFELERKRNRPERYDRNVTESTLKAIKKIDKIRVAREARHHAMRMKGKKAIEQQAAAKELEQSIHLVKAPAALQEDPSLTLPKMKIKVSQSQMEDRMEE from the exons ATGAGATTAGAGAAGTGTTGGTTCTGTTCCTCAACCATCTATCCAGGGCATGGTATTCAATTTGTTCGCAATGATGCAAAG ATCTTCCGATTTTGCCGATCCaaatgccataagaactttaaAATGAAGAGAAATCCTCGCAAGTTGAAATGGACAAAGGCATACAGGCGATTGCATGGGAAGGATATGACACAG GATTCGACCTTTGAGTTGGAGAGGAAACGCAACAGGCCTGAGAGATATGATCGGAATGTTACAGAGAGCACACTAAAGGCCATTAAGAAGATTGACAAAATCAGAGTGGCTAGAGAGGCTAGACACCATGCTATGAG GATGAAAGGCAAGAAAGCCATTGAGCAGCAGGCAGCAGCTAAGGAGTTGGAGCAGAGTATTCATTTGGTCAAAGCACCTGCTGCCCTCCAAGAGGATCCTTCCCTCACTCTTCCAAAGATGAAAATAAAGGTTTCTCAATCACAAATGGAGGACCGCATGGAAGAATAA
- the LOC120112237 gene encoding pentatricopeptide repeat-containing protein At3g48250, chloroplastic-like: MERGVEKKLQDLNLSFSEIVVAKVLRIVRRFPSKALAFFRWAGQRPGYKHGSVAYNAMARVLGREDSIGEFWSLVREMKGEGHEMDVDTYVKLSRRFQKTMMMREAVELYELMMDGPYKPAIQDCGVLLRRIARSGMLDLELVFRVVRKYEVAGYSLSKVLYDGIHRSLTSIGRFAEAEEILKRMKLAGYEPDSITYSHLVYGLCKVKRLNEACKVLDNMEADGCVPDLMTWTALIQGHCSIGEVDEALELLTKMIERNYEADADVLDVLVKGLCSKRRVDSAYTLVVEMMNTHVRPWQATFKYLIQELLSVRMLEEALKVLNSMKSHRFPPFADPFPPYIAKYGTIEDARDFLNALTVNNYPSSMTYLHVFKSFLQEGRYSEAQDLLSKCPRYICEHGEISKLFSSIKAGNAA; the protein is encoded by the coding sequence ATGGAGCGAGGGGTCGAGAAGAAATTGCAAGACCTCAATTTGTCATTTTCGGAGATTGTGGTCGCGAAGGTCCTTCGAATAGTGCGACGTTTCCCTTCAAAGGCACTGGCTTTCTTCCGGTGGGCGGGGCAGAGGCCGGGGTACAAGCACGGGTCGGTGGCGTACAACGCTATGGCTCGGGTTCTTGGAAGGGAGGATTCCATTGGAGAATTCTGGAGCTTGGTTCGGGAGATGAAGGGCGAAGGGCATGAGATGGATGTGGACACGTATGTAAAGCTCTCGAGGCGGTTTCAGAAGACTATGATGATGAGGGAAGCAGTGGAGCTCTATGAGCTCATGATGGATGGCCCCTACAAGCCGGCAATTCAGGACTGCGGTGTGCTTCTGAGGCGGATTGCTCGGAGTGGAATGCTGGACCTTGAGTTAGTTTTTAGAGTTGTGAGGAAGTATGAAGTTGCTGGGTATTCACTCTCGAAGGTCCTCTATGATGGGATTCATCGGTCGCTGACCAGCATTGGGAGGTTTGCCGAAGCTGAGGAGATCTTGAAGAGGATGAAGCTTGCAGGTTATGAACCGGATAGCATCACTTATAGCCATTTGGTCTATGGACTCTGCAAGGTTAAGAGATTGAATGAGGCTTGCAAGGTTTTGGACAACATGGAAGCTGATGGTTGCGTTCCCGACCTTATGACTTGGACTGCTTTGATTCAAGGGCATTGTTCGATAGGTGAGGTCGATGAGGCCTTAGAGTTATTGACAAAGATGATTGAAAGAAATTATGAAGCAGATGCTGATGTTCTGGATGTCTTGGTGAAAGGTTTGTGTAGTAAGAGAAGGGTGGATAGTGCCTACACTTTAGTTGTTGAAATGATGAACACCCATGTAAGGCCATGGCAGGCTACCTTTAAGTATTTGATCCAAGAACTACTGAGTGTAAGAATGCTTGAAGAGGCATTGAAGGTTCTCAATTCAATGAAGAGCCATAGGTTTCCTCCTTTCGCAGACCCTTTTCCTCCCTATATAGCCAAGTATGGGACAATTGAGGATGCTAGGGATTTTCTGAATGCATTAACAGTGAACAACTACCCGTCATCTATGACCTATTTACACGTCTTCAAGTCCTTCCTCCAAGAAGGCAGGTATTCTGAGGCTCAAGATTTACTTTCTAAATGCCCTCGCTATATCTGTGAGCATGGTGAGATCTCTAAGCTCTTCAGTTCTATTAAAGCTGGGAATGCTGCTTGA